One Mycolicibacterium crocinum DNA window includes the following coding sequences:
- the moeA gene encoding molybdopterin molybdotransferase MoeA, with protein MRTVEEHQRVVADLITARATATVGLADAEGLVLAADVAAPLSLPVFDNSAMDGYAVHAEDVAAASDAAPVKLPVAEDIPAGRIDRLTLAAGTAHRIMTGAPLPAGATAVVPVEATDAGTDTVEIRIAPKPGQHVRRAGEDVTAGTTVLRAGQVVTPAALGLAAALGLGSLTVQPRLRVLVMSTGSELVSAGTELQPGQIYESNAIMLAAAVREAGGEVVATPTSSDDVAQFSTVLEGYAGQADLIITTGGVSAGAYEVVKDAFGAGAVEFVKVAMQPGMPQGAGRAAGTSIITLPGNPVSALVSFEVFVRPALRAAMGLPNPHRPRRTAVLTDDLTSPKGKRQFRRGVYDAAAGTVTTYGPPASHHLRWLASANCLLEIAEDVTEMAAGEQVQLWDLS; from the coding sequence ATGCGCACCGTCGAAGAACATCAGCGGGTCGTCGCCGACCTGATCACCGCACGTGCGACGGCGACGGTCGGGTTGGCCGACGCCGAGGGACTGGTCCTGGCCGCCGATGTGGCGGCACCGCTGTCGCTGCCGGTGTTCGACAACTCCGCGATGGACGGCTACGCCGTGCACGCCGAGGACGTCGCCGCTGCATCCGACGCCGCACCGGTGAAACTGCCTGTTGCCGAAGACATTCCGGCCGGACGCATAGACCGCTTGACGTTGGCGGCGGGTACTGCGCACCGGATCATGACGGGTGCGCCGCTGCCTGCCGGTGCGACCGCGGTGGTGCCGGTCGAGGCCACCGACGCAGGGACCGACACCGTCGAGATCCGCATCGCGCCCAAGCCCGGTCAGCATGTGCGCCGCGCCGGCGAGGATGTGACCGCGGGAACGACGGTGCTGCGGGCCGGCCAGGTGGTGACGCCGGCCGCGCTGGGATTGGCCGCCGCATTGGGGCTGGGTTCGCTCACGGTGCAGCCGCGGCTGCGGGTGCTCGTGATGTCGACGGGTTCGGAGCTGGTGTCCGCGGGCACGGAACTGCAACCGGGCCAGATCTATGAATCCAACGCGATCATGCTGGCCGCTGCGGTCCGCGAGGCCGGCGGCGAAGTGGTGGCCACCCCCACGTCGAGCGACGACGTCGCTCAGTTCAGCACCGTGCTCGAGGGCTATGCCGGGCAGGCCGACCTGATCATCACCACCGGCGGTGTGAGCGCCGGCGCGTACGAGGTCGTGAAGGACGCGTTCGGCGCGGGAGCGGTGGAGTTCGTCAAGGTCGCCATGCAGCCCGGGATGCCGCAGGGTGCGGGACGGGCGGCGGGCACCTCGATCATCACGCTGCCGGGCAACCCGGTGAGCGCACTGGTGTCGTTTGAGGTGTTCGTCCGGCCTGCGCTGCGCGCGGCGATGGGATTGCCCAACCCGCACCGGCCGCGGCGCACCGCCGTGCTGACCGACGACCTGACGTCGCCCAAGGGCAAACGCCAGTTCCGCCGCGGGGTGTACGACGCCGCGGCAGGCACCGTCACCACCTACGGGCCGCCGGCATCGCACCACCTGCGCTGGCTGGCCTCGGCGAACTGTCTGCTGGAGATCGCCGAGGACGTCACCGAGATGGCCGCGGGCGAGCAGGTCCAGCTCTGGGACCTGTCGTAG
- a CDS encoding SDR family NAD(P)-dependent oxidoreductase: MSAGKWTEADVPDQSGRVAIVTGSNTGLGFDTARVLAQHGARVVMAVRDTAKGEAAAGQIRRVAPSAEVTVHKLDLGSLASVREAAAELGSAYPRIDLLINNAGVMYPPKQTTADGFELQFGTNHLGHFALTGLLLNNLLPVDGSRVVVVASVAHNIRAKIAFDDLQWERRRYERVASYGQSKLANLMFAYELQRRLAAAHAKTIAVAAHPGVSDTELIRHVPGSSLPGVKLISGLLVNSAEMGALATLRAATDPAVQGGQYYGPDGFRELRGYPKLVSSSKQSHDRDIQRRLWTVSEELTGVTFPI; this comes from the coding sequence ATGAGCGCAGGAAAGTGGACCGAGGCAGACGTCCCCGATCAGAGTGGACGCGTCGCGATCGTCACCGGCTCCAACACGGGGCTCGGCTTCGACACCGCCCGCGTGCTGGCGCAACACGGGGCTCGGGTGGTGATGGCGGTTCGCGACACCGCCAAGGGCGAGGCGGCCGCAGGCCAGATCCGGCGCGTTGCGCCGTCGGCCGAGGTGACGGTGCACAAGCTGGATCTGGGCTCGCTGGCATCGGTGCGCGAGGCCGCGGCCGAGCTGGGCAGCGCCTATCCCCGCATCGATCTGCTGATCAACAACGCCGGGGTGATGTACCCGCCCAAGCAGACCACCGCCGACGGCTTCGAGTTGCAGTTCGGCACAAACCATCTGGGCCACTTCGCGCTCACCGGCCTGTTGCTGAACAACCTGCTGCCCGTCGACGGGTCGCGGGTGGTCGTGGTGGCCAGCGTCGCGCACAACATCCGCGCCAAGATCGCCTTCGACGATCTGCAGTGGGAACGCCGCCGCTACGAGCGGGTGGCGTCCTACGGCCAGTCGAAACTGGCCAATCTGATGTTCGCCTACGAACTGCAGCGCCGGCTGGCCGCTGCCCACGCCAAAACCATCGCAGTCGCCGCACACCCGGGCGTCTCGGACACCGAGCTGATCCGTCACGTCCCCGGCTCCTCGCTTCCCGGCGTCAAGCTGATCAGCGGCCTGCTGGTGAACAGCGCGGAGATGGGTGCGCTGGCCACGCTGCGGGCCGCCACCGATCCGGCCGTCCAGGGCGGCCAGTACTACGGGCCCGACGGCTTCCGGGAGCTGCGCGGATATCCGAAGCTGGTGAGCTCCAGCAAGCAGTCACACGACCGGGACATCCAGCGGCGTCTGTGGACGGTGTCCGAAGAGCTGACCGGCGTCACCTTCCCGATCTGA
- a CDS encoding HAD-IIA family hydrolase, with product MAIGGVLFDIDGVLVTSWKPIPGAAEAVAVLADRQIARSYLTNTTTRTRQQIASALCDAGIDVRPDEVITAAALTADYVRANYPDARCFLVNNGQITDDMPGIDIVDSEDYDDAGSEVPDVILLGGAGPEYSHRTLSRVYEWMAQGVPVVAMHRSTAWTTTEGLRIDTGMYLIGMEETSGRKATGVGKPAPAGFLASAARLGVDPDEMYMVGDDLNNDVLAAQVVGMTGVLVRTGKFRQDTLDRWAADEFAMQPNHVIDSVADLPRLLGL from the coding sequence ATGGCTATCGGTGGGGTGTTGTTCGACATCGATGGTGTCCTGGTGACCTCGTGGAAGCCGATCCCGGGCGCGGCCGAGGCGGTGGCGGTACTGGCCGATCGGCAGATCGCGCGGTCCTACCTGACCAACACCACCACCCGGACCCGCCAGCAGATCGCGTCGGCGTTGTGTGACGCCGGAATCGATGTGCGGCCCGACGAGGTCATCACCGCGGCCGCGCTGACCGCCGACTACGTGCGCGCCAACTATCCCGACGCGCGCTGCTTCCTGGTCAACAACGGTCAGATCACCGACGACATGCCGGGCATCGACATCGTCGACTCGGAAGACTACGACGACGCCGGCTCCGAGGTTCCCGACGTGATCCTGCTCGGCGGCGCCGGTCCGGAGTACAGCCACCGGACGCTGAGCCGGGTCTATGAGTGGATGGCCCAGGGGGTGCCGGTGGTGGCCATGCACCGCAGCACCGCGTGGACGACCACCGAAGGTCTGCGGATCGACACCGGGATGTACCTGATCGGTATGGAAGAGACCTCGGGGCGCAAGGCCACCGGCGTCGGCAAGCCCGCGCCGGCCGGGTTCCTCGCCTCGGCCGCCCGGCTGGGCGTCGACCCCGACGAGATGTACATGGTCGGCGATGACCTCAACAACGACGTGCTGGCCGCGCAGGTGGTGGGAATGACCGGTGTGCTGGTGCGCACCGGCAAGTTCCGCCAGGACACCCTCGACCGTTGGGCGGCAGACGAATTCGCCATGCAGCCCAATCACGTGATCGACTCCGTCGCCGACCTGCCGAGGTTGCTGGGACTTTAG
- a CDS encoding polyketide cyclase: MTEILIVTTTVDAPPAAVFRVLADPKTHGDIDGTGWVREPLDEGRELTEVGQIFRIAMYHDNHPDKHYEMANQVTVLEPDRAIGWAPGGLQEDGGIELGGWTWRYDLEPVGDRQTLVTLTYDWSGATDEIRKNIVFPPFPVSHLDNSLANLARLSVVRT; encoded by the coding sequence ATGACTGAAATTCTGATTGTGACCACCACCGTCGACGCGCCCCCGGCCGCCGTGTTCCGGGTGCTGGCCGACCCGAAAACCCATGGCGACATCGACGGCACCGGCTGGGTGCGGGAACCGCTTGACGAGGGCCGGGAACTGACCGAGGTCGGACAGATCTTCCGCATCGCGATGTACCACGACAACCACCCCGACAAGCATTACGAGATGGCCAACCAGGTCACCGTGCTCGAACCCGACCGTGCCATCGGCTGGGCGCCCGGGGGATTGCAGGAGGACGGCGGCATCGAGCTCGGCGGCTGGACGTGGCGTTATGACCTCGAGCCCGTCGGCGACCGGCAGACCCTCGTCACCCTGACCTACGACTGGTCGGGCGCTACCGACGAGATCCGGAAGAACATCGTGTTCCCGCCGTTCCCGGTCTCGCATCTGGACAATTCGCTGGCCAATTTGGCGAGGCTGTCCGTCGTCAGGACCTGA
- a CDS encoding phosphoenolpyruvate synthase gives MRTQAGGKAHNLCELTAAGFPVPRWAVLGTDAFDEGLAAAGVRISEAPLTLAERLREAASAETALRELTIPAEIRNAIVAALEYVDADTVAVRSSGRQEDGDRDSFAGLFDTFLNVAGLDATEDAVRRCWASAFSQRATQYRHVRGLDFRDVALAVVVQRSLTPRSSGVMFTADPLTGSTDRVVINGVLGLGEGLVSGAVDSDSVSIDKGTGLVVDETVCAKSEMMVSTAGGGVATVDVPAECQRQTSISPAVRDTLVELGIRLEQHFGSPQDVEWAADEAGTWILQSRPVTTLELHTDCEPEHSGEACDEVRIWDNSNIIESFAGVTSPLTFTTARKLYGDVYRSYARSLKVPPAQLEQMESWLPVMLGQFNGHVYYNLLHWYRMVGIAPGYPLNRRVLEVALGVSEPLDRKTAKLLRPFSFANPVERAISRARTTLAYARSIRTVDAMVEDFDETFVDFIERHGLMDVSAMDGPSAYRMFRQIYDEVADLWGPMMVLDAMLLTMVGSLAVLTKLFLRGAPEWVQFAVVNPEPDVISVEPAKELADISAFVREHPDLDAFIASVEPSVAYAELALRTQEDDSPIWSELHRKIDDYIDRFGYRCLDELKLETPDLRQDPAGIFHLLRMDTAETRDKTGDSARDYLDAHLRGRRRRVFDALRRKIQRAATHREHLRFCRTQGFGILKSLVGVMGRELEQRGTIHSRSDVFLLRIDELFDLYENSMTTAEAQTVIRRRKRLQDNYAQFAAPARFTTTGSDYSQRELAQAGWRLSEDATHAPAGTVLTGTPSSPGVVTGRAVVVEKPQDFSSGILVAYRTDPGWAAALPFASALLIERASPLTHVAIIARELGVPTVVQIDGLTNAIRTGMKVSVDGASGRIVLLEEPES, from the coding sequence ATGCGAACGCAGGCAGGTGGTAAGGCCCACAACCTGTGCGAGCTGACGGCTGCCGGTTTTCCCGTGCCACGGTGGGCGGTTCTCGGAACGGACGCCTTCGACGAGGGTCTGGCAGCCGCCGGCGTGAGGATCAGCGAAGCGCCGCTGACACTGGCCGAGCGGCTTCGGGAGGCGGCGTCCGCCGAGACCGCCCTGCGCGAACTGACCATTCCCGCCGAGATTCGGAATGCCATTGTTGCGGCCCTGGAGTACGTGGACGCCGACACGGTCGCGGTGCGTTCTTCGGGGCGGCAGGAAGACGGTGACCGCGATTCGTTCGCGGGATTGTTCGACACCTTTCTGAATGTCGCCGGACTCGACGCCACCGAGGACGCTGTCCGACGTTGCTGGGCCTCGGCCTTTTCCCAACGGGCGACGCAGTACCGCCATGTCCGGGGACTCGACTTCCGCGACGTTGCCCTCGCCGTCGTTGTCCAGCGATCGTTGACGCCGCGCAGCAGTGGGGTCATGTTCACCGCGGACCCGCTCACGGGTTCGACCGACCGCGTCGTGATCAACGGGGTGCTGGGCCTGGGTGAAGGGCTCGTATCTGGCGCCGTCGACTCGGACTCCGTCAGCATCGACAAGGGCACCGGTCTGGTCGTCGACGAGACGGTGTGCGCCAAGAGCGAGATGATGGTCAGCACTGCCGGCGGTGGGGTCGCCACCGTCGATGTGCCTGCTGAATGTCAACGCCAAACCAGTATCAGTCCAGCAGTCCGTGACACGTTGGTGGAGTTGGGTATTCGGCTCGAGCAGCATTTCGGGTCTCCGCAAGACGTCGAATGGGCCGCCGACGAAGCCGGCACATGGATCCTGCAGTCCCGACCGGTGACCACTCTCGAGCTCCACACCGACTGCGAACCAGAGCATTCCGGTGAGGCATGCGACGAAGTCCGCATCTGGGACAACTCGAACATCATCGAGAGCTTCGCCGGAGTGACGTCACCGTTGACCTTCACCACGGCCCGCAAACTCTACGGCGACGTCTACCGGTCCTATGCTCGCAGCCTGAAGGTCCCACCCGCACAGCTCGAGCAGATGGAGTCCTGGCTGCCGGTGATGCTGGGCCAATTCAATGGCCACGTCTACTACAACCTGCTGCACTGGTACCGAATGGTCGGCATCGCACCGGGGTATCCGCTGAATCGCCGGGTTTTGGAGGTCGCGCTCGGCGTCAGTGAGCCACTCGACCGCAAGACCGCGAAGCTGTTGCGTCCGTTCAGCTTTGCCAATCCCGTCGAAAGAGCGATATCCCGGGCGCGCACCACCCTCGCCTACGCCCGCAGCATCCGAACCGTCGATGCCATGGTCGAGGACTTCGACGAGACGTTCGTCGACTTCATCGAACGCCACGGACTGATGGATGTCTCGGCCATGGACGGTCCTTCCGCGTATCGGATGTTCCGTCAGATCTACGACGAAGTCGCCGACCTCTGGGGTCCGATGATGGTCCTCGACGCCATGCTGCTGACCATGGTCGGCTCGCTGGCCGTGCTGACCAAGCTCTTCTTGCGGGGCGCGCCCGAATGGGTCCAGTTCGCGGTGGTCAATCCTGAGCCCGACGTGATATCGGTCGAGCCGGCCAAAGAATTGGCCGATATCTCCGCGTTCGTCCGGGAGCATCCGGACCTCGACGCGTTCATCGCGTCGGTCGAACCCTCGGTCGCCTATGCCGAACTCGCCCTTCGGACGCAGGAGGATGATTCACCGATATGGTCGGAGCTGCATCGCAAGATCGATGATTACATCGACAGGTTCGGCTACCGGTGTCTCGACGAGCTCAAGCTCGAGACACCCGATCTGCGGCAAGACCCGGCAGGCATCTTCCATTTGTTGCGGATGGACACCGCCGAAACCCGGGATAAAACCGGGGATTCGGCCCGAGACTATCTCGACGCGCACCTGCGGGGACGGCGCCGAAGAGTATTCGATGCGCTGAGGAGGAAGATCCAGCGGGCGGCGACCCACCGTGAACACCTCCGCTTCTGCCGCACCCAGGGCTTCGGAATCCTGAAATCGCTGGTGGGCGTGATGGGTCGAGAGCTCGAACAGCGGGGCACGATCCACAGCCGGTCCGATGTCTTCCTGCTGCGCATCGACGAGCTATTCGATCTGTACGAGAATTCAATGACCACGGCCGAGGCGCAGACCGTGATCCGCCGCCGGAAACGCCTGCAGGACAACTACGCACAGTTCGCCGCGCCCGCCCGGTTTACGACGACCGGCTCGGACTACTCGCAGCGCGAACTCGCACAGGCCGGCTGGCGGCTGTCGGAAGACGCGACACATGCGCCCGCCGGAACGGTACTCACCGGAACGCCCTCCAGTCCGGGTGTGGTGACCGGTCGTGCGGTCGTGGTGGAGAAGCCTCAGGACTTCTCCAGCGGCATCCTGGTTGCGTACCGGACCGATCCGGGTTGGGCGGCCGCCCTGCCGTTCGCGTCCGCGTTGCTCATCGAGCGTGCCTCCCCACTCACGCATGTGGCGATCATCGCCCGCGAGCTGGGAGTGCCGACCGTGGTGCAGATCGACGGGCTGACCAACGCGATTCGCACCGGGATGAAGGTGAGCGTCGACGGCGCCAGCGGCCGCATCGTGCTGTTGGAAGAGCCCGAATCATGA
- a CDS encoding AMP-binding protein: MNDVARIRGWLMEPRDFTGIHLANDTGGWDFVTYHQLADHALRIARRLIDAGVRPGDVVSVLMPTSGLCLSTMFGVLAAGATLTPIVPPMFQPADQYTAHLHGILGVSGCSAMVASSAFTELARRAITGLTPEPKLIALDGVPECDPLTELADPAPSVLLQMTSGSTSAPRGASISWRSLATNLNVMEELCGMADGQVGVSWLPLYHDMGLIGVLFQAMTRQRDLQLMRPDQFIRDPLRWLKAAANSEHTASPSFGLVYTSRRLKPEDLGDIDLSRLRTLVVGAEPINPAHLRAFTDLTAGHGFSPDAFMPSYGLAEHTLFATSHRLGEPHTMVRVDRSALRYGKPVRVLARVAGDITTDSGSDWVVSVGRVAPGHEVWVADESGERLGDGVLGEIVLTGPSVAQGYHGNTDSSTRFVGDELRTGDAGFLLDGQLHVLGRMGTSLKVNGRTVFTEDLDVTTAAALELEPSRVVTVAVNEAERRGVAVFIEHTKVTADMITAALRALQASVGDETPLWLISTPRGSVARTSSGKPRRAHMWQQWQAGRFARARLLAIAGAGREAQQLERVRTLFEKARELAVIPDDATVHFEGSLAEGFGNEGSDIDFLSLVPGAAKQAVMPTVLFVDGRRVEVRAQSHEQVRERLLKVRRAIDRGSIAGVSEDVLNRVQRFLRGIPLFMGPDYGHLLDIVSYAELTDLLSAWWRRRSVGCLRYCVALTVLGDEREAVTWAREGLAQQMKAFLATSGEGYIEIKWLPEQMARLRDNADDMVVALLDDYEALDATHPSAESRRDFIGRALALAVRLGGPRVTLDPANVVLRRVPNVTTWPIGSATHVVRDKADVFVLSAACADSWRQVIFGQSLAETRAAADDVRLFVDHGLVALAWRGGGVITPVAAMCTPGRPLTPLPSDHRPVVTIDGAVTDQPIARSPLGARAFAECAGALLLANMVLENAREDFCGAVKNGQWQVATLCGRRIVMMAVRILASAWGITPLPADPVLLNRLDLLVPEHSELADTARRLTELSIGDPDDASCAHTDLDAFVADVRKVTCGENFPSSFSSRDEWQRTIRYGYHWLRMGGYFDAYVELDETRDLLASGGAQPSVRPVQ; the protein is encoded by the coding sequence ATGAACGACGTAGCCAGGATTCGCGGCTGGCTGATGGAGCCGCGTGATTTCACCGGTATCCACCTGGCGAACGACACCGGCGGGTGGGACTTCGTCACCTACCACCAGTTGGCGGACCACGCGCTGCGGATTGCGCGCCGGTTGATCGACGCCGGTGTCCGGCCAGGTGATGTCGTCAGCGTCCTGATGCCGACATCCGGGTTGTGCCTCTCGACCATGTTCGGTGTGCTGGCCGCGGGTGCGACTCTCACCCCGATCGTGCCGCCGATGTTTCAGCCCGCCGACCAGTACACGGCCCATCTGCACGGAATTCTCGGAGTATCGGGCTGCAGCGCCATGGTGGCGTCGTCGGCCTTCACCGAGTTGGCGCGGCGTGCGATCACCGGTCTGACCCCTGAGCCCAAATTGATTGCGCTCGACGGTGTTCCGGAATGCGACCCGCTGACAGAGCTGGCCGACCCGGCGCCCTCGGTGCTGCTGCAGATGACCTCCGGGTCGACGAGCGCACCCCGCGGTGCCAGCATCAGCTGGCGCAGCCTGGCCACCAACCTCAACGTCATGGAGGAACTCTGCGGTATGGCCGACGGCCAGGTCGGGGTCTCGTGGCTGCCGCTGTATCACGACATGGGATTGATCGGGGTGCTCTTCCAGGCCATGACCCGGCAGCGAGATCTGCAGCTGATGCGTCCCGATCAGTTCATCCGCGACCCCCTGCGATGGCTCAAGGCCGCCGCCAACTCGGAGCACACCGCGTCACCGTCGTTCGGACTGGTCTACACCAGTCGCAGACTCAAACCGGAGGATCTCGGCGACATCGATCTGTCGAGGCTGCGCACACTGGTCGTCGGTGCCGAGCCGATCAATCCCGCCCACCTTCGTGCGTTCACCGATCTGACTGCGGGGCATGGCTTTTCCCCAGATGCGTTCATGCCGTCTTACGGGCTCGCCGAGCACACCCTGTTCGCCACCTCCCACCGCCTGGGCGAACCGCACACGATGGTTAGGGTCGACCGATCCGCGCTGCGCTATGGAAAACCGGTCCGGGTGCTCGCCCGCGTCGCGGGCGATATCACCACCGATTCCGGTAGCGACTGGGTGGTCTCCGTCGGCAGGGTTGCTCCGGGTCACGAGGTCTGGGTCGCTGATGAGTCCGGTGAGCGATTGGGTGACGGGGTGCTGGGTGAGATCGTTCTGACCGGACCGTCGGTGGCCCAGGGCTATCACGGCAACACCGACAGCTCCACCCGGTTCGTCGGCGACGAGTTACGCACCGGGGACGCCGGGTTCCTGCTCGACGGACAGTTGCACGTGCTGGGCCGGATGGGGACCAGCCTGAAGGTCAACGGGCGCACCGTGTTCACCGAGGATCTGGATGTGACGACCGCCGCCGCCCTGGAACTCGAGCCGAGCCGCGTCGTCACCGTCGCGGTCAACGAGGCCGAGCGGCGCGGCGTCGCTGTGTTCATCGAACACACGAAGGTGACCGCCGACATGATCACCGCCGCACTCAGGGCACTGCAGGCCAGCGTCGGTGACGAAACACCGCTGTGGCTGATCAGCACTCCGCGCGGATCGGTGGCCCGTACGTCGAGCGGTAAGCCGCGTAGGGCGCACATGTGGCAACAGTGGCAGGCGGGTCGTTTCGCGAGGGCGCGATTGCTCGCCATCGCCGGAGCCGGTCGCGAAGCGCAGCAACTCGAACGGGTGCGGACCCTCTTCGAGAAGGCCCGCGAGCTTGCGGTCATTCCTGACGACGCGACAGTGCATTTCGAGGGTTCGCTCGCCGAGGGATTCGGCAACGAAGGCTCCGACATCGACTTCCTGTCGCTCGTGCCGGGCGCGGCCAAGCAGGCCGTGATGCCCACGGTTCTCTTCGTGGATGGCCGCCGGGTCGAGGTTCGGGCTCAGTCACACGAGCAGGTCCGCGAACGACTACTCAAGGTCAGGCGAGCCATTGACAGGGGTTCGATCGCCGGTGTGTCCGAGGATGTCCTCAACCGGGTGCAGCGGTTCCTTCGAGGCATCCCGCTGTTCATGGGGCCGGACTACGGGCACCTCCTCGACATCGTGTCCTATGCGGAGCTGACCGATCTGCTGAGCGCGTGGTGGCGCAGGCGATCTGTCGGGTGCCTCCGCTATTGCGTCGCGCTGACCGTGCTCGGCGACGAGCGTGAGGCGGTGACGTGGGCACGAGAAGGACTGGCACAGCAGATGAAAGCGTTCCTCGCCACGAGTGGTGAGGGGTACATCGAGATCAAATGGCTGCCGGAGCAGATGGCGCGCCTCCGCGACAATGCCGACGACATGGTGGTGGCCCTACTCGACGACTATGAGGCCCTCGACGCCACACATCCGTCGGCGGAGTCGAGGCGCGACTTCATCGGGCGAGCGCTGGCACTGGCCGTGCGACTCGGTGGACCCAGGGTGACGCTGGATCCCGCGAACGTCGTATTGCGGCGGGTACCGAACGTCACCACGTGGCCGATCGGGTCCGCCACCCACGTCGTGCGCGATAAGGCCGATGTGTTCGTGCTGTCCGCTGCGTGCGCCGACTCGTGGCGGCAGGTGATCTTCGGGCAGTCACTCGCCGAGACGCGTGCCGCCGCCGACGATGTGCGCCTCTTCGTCGATCACGGGCTCGTCGCCCTGGCTTGGCGTGGTGGGGGAGTCATCACCCCCGTTGCGGCGATGTGCACACCCGGCCGGCCGCTGACACCGCTGCCGTCCGATCATCGTCCGGTGGTCACGATCGATGGGGCTGTCACAGACCAGCCGATCGCCCGATCACCCTTGGGTGCACGAGCATTCGCCGAATGCGCGGGTGCATTGTTGCTGGCGAACATGGTGCTCGAGAACGCCCGCGAGGATTTCTGCGGTGCGGTCAAGAACGGGCAGTGGCAGGTCGCCACCCTGTGCGGGCGGCGGATTGTGATGATGGCGGTGCGAATACTGGCCAGCGCCTGGGGAATCACGCCGCTGCCCGCCGATCCGGTGCTGTTGAACAGGCTTGACCTGCTGGTGCCTGAGCATTCGGAGTTGGCCGACACTGCTCGCCGGCTGACCGAGCTGTCGATCGGTGATCCCGATGACGCATCGTGCGCGCACACCGATCTGGACGCCTTCGTCGCGGATG